From a single candidate division WOR-3 bacterium genomic region:
- a CDS encoding epoxyqueuosine reductase QueH, which translates to MKPKLLLHICCGPCATHVVRRLSDQYELTGFFYNPNIAPEDEYLRRLVAVQELSAQWHVPVDVESYAHDRFLETVHGLEDEPEGGRRCEACYRLRLEAAAAAARANDCAIVASTLTIGRNKKASVINAIGREACAAHGLRFLEADWKKQDGFRHSVELSRELGLYRQSYCGCEFSRPRT; encoded by the coding sequence GTGAAACCGAAGCTGCTGCTGCACATCTGCTGCGGGCCGTGCGCGACTCACGTGGTCCGGCGGCTTAGCGACCAGTACGAACTGACCGGCTTCTTCTACAACCCGAACATCGCGCCGGAAGATGAGTATCTGCGCCGGCTGGTCGCGGTTCAGGAACTCAGCGCCCAGTGGCACGTGCCGGTTGACGTGGAGTCGTATGCGCACGACCGGTTCCTTGAGACGGTGCACGGGCTGGAAGATGAACCTGAGGGTGGCAGGCGCTGCGAGGCGTGCTATCGTCTGAGGCTTGAAGCTGCGGCTGCAGCGGCGCGGGCCAACGACTGCGCTATCGTTGCGTCAACGCTCACCATCGGCCGGAACAAGAAAGCATCGGTCATCAACGCAATCGGCCGGGAAGCGTGCGCGGCCCATGGGCTTCGGTTCCTCGAAGCCGATTGGAAGAAGCAGGACGGGTTCAGGCACAGCGTGGAGCTTTCCCGCGAACTGGGTTTGTACCGCCAGTCTTACTGCGGCTGCGAGTTCTCCAGACCAAGAACCTAG